Genomic DNA from Vanrija pseudolonga chromosome 3, complete sequence:
CTTGAACTTGCGCTGGTCAAAGATTTGGACGGCAACAACGCTCGAGTCCTTGACCGTGCTTGTAAAGTCAGTATTGTAACGACGACAACGTTGGCCCTTGCGTTGCGTTGCGGAAGCGAAGGGAGGCGAAGTGGCGGAAACAATCACACCAACTCCCAAGCAGACCCCGTCATCGGTgacacggcggcgtggccggATCCGCCCCGGCCACACCGACGTTGACACCGCGGCATACAACACAACTGCGTGCAGCGCAATATGATGGTCGTCGCTGCACCGACGCACGCATGCAACGAGCAGCAACATGCAAGCAAGCAGGTGCACTTACATGTCAAAGTTCTCATTCCAGTAGGGGTTGAGGGTGCGCTTGATGACCGAGGTCGTGtggagctgctcgccgtcgaccgaGACGATGGCAAAGGGGTCTGGGAGACGGAGGATGTCGCGCTTGATTAACgagtcggcagcgacgactgTGAGGAGCAACAGAAGTCGTGGAGCGGGGGGGGTCCAGTGCGATCCGCAGCAGTGCAGGACAAGCGGTGCAAGAAGCAACGAGGCGCAGAGATGGCAGTGGAGAACGAGCCCGCGTGCGGCGATGAAGACCGCGATGTTGCGTGACGCAGTGCAGGGGTTGCCGATCAGTGcgtttgtgtgtgtgtgtgcgatGCGACACATGGACATTAGCAGGCGCGAGTGGAGAAGCATTacgggaggaggaagacagCGTCAGCGATGGCCCCAACACGGTTTTTACGGCCTCGACGTACTCGTAATGCGGATACGGCGCGGCCTGTAGTagtgatggcggcggtggtgagggACGACGGTGTGGGGGAGCGGACGGGTGGCGACGGAGTAAGGCGTATTATGATGAGTCACGAGAAGCACTGGGTCAGCTGGAgttctcggcgccgtggaGAGACGGGGGGAGGGAAGTACGCACTGGTGGGCGCGGTTCTGGAGCGTTGCGCTCGACATTGTGCGctgcggtgctgctgctgctgctgcctgctctgTTTGTGGTGTAGGAGATGCTGGTGTCGATGGACGGGAAGTTGAAGGTTGGCTTGTGCGAGTTGGAGAAAGAGATGATAGTGGTGGGAGGTAGAGCATGTGGTGGGTGGATCGAGTTGAGTGtgcgctggtggtgctggctggctggtgctggtcctgcggcggcggcggcgggcgggcggcggcgcggggctgcTAAGcaggttgctgctgctgcagtgaGTGGTGCTGGGTGCAGACAGGACCACGATTCAGGGATTTTTGCAGGAaacggacgacgacgaccagcaGAGAGAGGCAACGGCGCGGGCACAagggcggcagcgccgacactGGGCGGAATCAAAAATCGACGACTCGCACAGTATCCCAGTTCACATATTGCAGGGTTCGGTCCTAGGTTTACCCATCTTTCCCAGCAACGGCAGCTGGCAGCAACGGTGGACGTCCGCCTCGTGACTGACTAAGCCTTGAATGGCGCCATTTACACTAATTCACGCATACACAGTCAGTCGAAGTCGTAATAGCCGCATCAAGGCCTAATACACCAAACACATAGCCCGGCGTTGAAACTCATGTCTGACGCAACATTGTCCCAGTCGCCCACCTCAACGACGTCAACACATTCCTGGTTTCCTGGGCAGCCCATGTCGCTCTCCTGCGCAGTCATCGGCCCACCCTTCTGTCCCTTCTGTGCCCACGCAACAACTACATTACATCACACACGCACAAGAGCCCAAATCCTGTTACACTAACAGAGGCCATACAGCCTTACTACTACTCTTCCTCTTCCGCCACAACAGGCAGCAGGCTCGCGTCCTCCGCGGCCTCGATGTTCtccagcgcctcctcctcctcgtccgtaGCCATAATCTTGCGTGCCTGAGCAAAGAacagctcggcctgcttgtTCTTGGATATGTTGTGAATCTCGTACATGTTGCCTGGGCCGGTCAGCGAGTGCCAAGTGCTGCTTACATGTCAACTTACCCCGAGGGATCAGGAACTGGGCACCCGTGGCTGCCACAAAGGTCGTCTTGTGCACCGTCACCCGCACCACACCCTGCATAACGTAAAAGACCTGCGCGTCGTCAGCATGCACCAAGCTAGTATCACTCACGTAGGCATTGTCTTTCGACTGCTTGGCGGGCTTGCTGCCGTCAAGAGGAAGGATGACGACACCAGAGGCCAGGAACTTGTCTTCACCAAAGACCTTTTGGTACAAGAAGTTGGCGTCTCGGACAGCCTTGGGCTCGAGCATCTTCTTGGTCCACATGACACGCCgcttgacgtcgacgtcgctggCAAACTGGTTAACTTGGCCAACAGGGAtggagtcgtcgtcgagcccgatctcctcgtcctcgtcctcgacgaccgaTTCACTTCGACCCCGGCGGTCAGAGCGAGCAGCAACGCTTTCACTCCGTCCAGAGCGTGGcctgccgcgccgacggccacggTTGCTAGGCTTGGGGTGGATCTCTTGGGGTTTGCGCACGacctccttgatctcgggcTGGTGCTGCCCTCGGGCGTACTCAAAGTGTTCGCCAGCCCACCACTTGAGTGGCTTGAAGTGCTTGCGGCCTGAGCGCCGCATCTCAAAGTCGCCTTGGTAGTCTGTTTCTCGTTCTGCTCCACGTCAGCGACCGTGATCACGAATGTGCAAAACTCACCGAGGCCAAACTGCGACACGCGTTTCCGCTTGGCCACGACCTCTGGCTCTTGGGGCTCTCTAGGAGTCCGCGGTGCCCTAGGAGCGTCGGGGTTCTTTGGCGgtcgcccacgcccccgCTTTactggcggtggtggctggccgtcctgctcctcgccatcctctccctcctcgccctcttcgccctcctcgccctcctcgtcctcctcgtccatcgCGGCCTGTTCTAacccgacgtcgtcgccatcgtaGTCGTCTCCTCCGTCGAGATACGCCGGCTCGTGGTCGCCGTTCCCTTGTGCCTCCTGGAAGCTGTCGggcacgccgtcctcgtgttcgtcgtcctcgtcgtcggggacGTACCGTCGTGCGAGGCTTGTCCGCTTTGTGCGGACTGGTTGGGAATTTGTGGCCGGTGGCTCGTCTTCCTCTggctcctcttcctctggctcctcttcctctggCTCTTCTCCATCGCCGGGGTCGTCGaacagctcctcctccccctcttcctcttccacgtcctcgacagcagcgcgcgacggccggccCTTGCGCGGCTGCGGGCTCGCACTCGATCTTAAGCTGACGTCACCCATctcgtcaatgtcggccGGCGAGAGCAAGTTTGGCCGTGACGCAGAGCCAGACGCGGCGTTCTTCGCAGACCGCGCGTTAGGTGTCCGCGAATCTGGGTTGTAATTCACGCCGAtggtcgagcggcggctgGATGCGCGCGCCAATGGGCTGGGAATACTGTCGTACCCCACGCTCGGGGAGGGCAGGGGAAGGTTTGACCGCTTCGGCAAGGGCACACTGGGCGGCGGGTCTGCGAGGGGCGTCAGCACCGCAGCGGCGCACTACTCACTCGGCGAGCTCTGGAAGAAGGGCGCAGGCGGGGTCGTGTTCCCgatgtcgtcctcgtcgactaACAGGTCGTCTGCGACCAGCGAATCCGCCTCATCGTCGTTGTGCAAGTCGCTTAACCTGCCCCTGCGGCGTGGGGCTGGCCTATCGTTCGGGCTACTGCTCGGTCCGCCCCCATTGCGCCGGTTCTTTGGCGTgcgggtcgtcggcctggacGGCCCATCGCCCGGCGACTTGAAAAAGGCGTCCATGTCCTCGAATCCGTCCTCGTTGCGCGGCACGTTGGTCGGCATGACCTTGCCTGTGCGGCTGGGGGCGAACGTCAGCTTGTGTCGCCCAAGCACCAGTCACATCCCCCACTCACGAGCCCACGGCCTGCGGCCGCGCATTGAACGGCACATattcgtcgccgcggcgccgccgtcctggCGTGCCCGGAGCTGCGGCGGCCCGGCTGCTTCCCGCCTGCTGGGAGGACGAAGGCCCGCGTTCCTTGGCCATTGTGTGCGCTGTGGTCGCGCTGGGTTGTGGTGCCCGGAGTGTTCCTCGCGATGTCGCGGACGAGGATGCAAGTAAAGTGTTCGTGAGATTGGAGGAAGGCGAGTGTAACTTGTTTGTTGACGCCAGTTGAGAGATACAGTGACGTCGGCATTTGCTTCCGTCTTTAGGCGTGGGTTGGTTGAGGCGTGCCTAGGGGCCAAGGGTGGAATGTGGCAGTTGAGAGGCTCACACTCGAGTCACTCACCCCATACAGCTGGATGCTTGTTCCGTCGTACTCCAAATCATGGCATTTTATAGGCAGAAATGGGTGAACAATGAGGACAATGTTCAGATTCATACACAAAAAGTGGGCTTTGGATTGCCCAGCACCCTGGGATCAGCTTAAGCGTTTTCTTATTGTCGTCCAATCCTACAGTTGCGAGGGGCGAGGTGACGTGGCTAGGCGCGACGGTGCTCCTTCTTTTGCGGTTCATGCAGCTCCCAGTGACTGTTTCGGTCCCCGGCAGTTCCCCGTCCCGTATATGAGGGAGTGGGACACCGGCAATCCTCTTGGTGTAGCAGACGAGACGACATTGTTGTTATCGCTACCCCTTCACCTCTGTCCGATGCGAGGGGTGTGATCGACTGAAACACCTCGAAtaggaggctgccgaggacaCAGGGGGACAACCGGGCCACAAAGAGTGCGACTTGTGAGGATGCGGTATGCGTAAAGTCAGAGTTTGTCGACACTGCCCTCGGCCACCTGCGCAACTCCTGTTGTGTCCCAAGGCGAGGAGCCAAGGCAAGCTGATCCACTGGCACGAAGTGGTGAGGAATCAGGTGCGAGTCGAACAACACCGAGCGAGAAGGGAACACTTCCTGTGACCGAGCTCCCTCGACACAGCCGACACTCTTCCACAAGTCCCAGTCAAACACATATTACGCCCACATGCATGAGGTACAACACACCATCTACAACAGGGCGATCgagtcgacggcgtgctcggaCTCGGAGTAGCCCAGCACCTGCTCGATATGGGAGCTCTTCATGCCCTTGATGCGGTCAATCTCGACCGAGTTGTACTGAGCGAGgcccttgccgacctcgatCTCCTCCCACTCGTCCACGGGAGCCGGGGCCTGGGCAGTCTCgtccgccgcagcggcgccaaTGGTTCCAAAGCTCAcgtgggcgaggcgctccGAGATGGCCTTCATcgcaggcgacgaggggcCGGTGCGGCTCAGAGggtcgagcgacgcgacgctcgaggagAGGGACAGCGCGGGCTGGATGCTGGGAGTGTCGGGctgcgaggcggccgactcgggcgaGCGGTCGaccgccgacgtgctcgcggcCAGGGGGTGCGTCTTGCGCAATCCGCTTGGCACGGGCGAGAGCAGGTCAGGGTCGGCGCTGTTGGGCGCCGAGTCTTCCAACCGTGCTGGGGTCGGCGACTCGGAGATGGGATTTGTGAGaagcggcgccggcgggaaCCTCTTTCGCCTGCGCACGACGATGCGCACGGCCTGGTGCGATGCGAAGGGACCCTCGACGCGCACCACGCCCGCAGGGAGGAGACGGCCGCCCGACTCGCGGCGACCAATGGCACGGTAcgcgccctcgtcgatgaCGACTGTGCCGGCCGCGTGCAGGCCGTGTGCGATCCACCACTTGCGGCTGCAAAGTTAGCGTGCTCCACTATCGTTAACTCactccttgagcgccgtcTGGTGACGCAGGAAACGCGTGCACAATGGACCCTTTTCCAAGTGTGCCACATCTCCTGCCTCGCGTGAGGGGCCGGGGCCGCCCTCGATGATGCCGAAGATGTCGGACACCTTGGTCGCATTCATAACCACGGTGGTGACGCCAGCCGCGGttgcgagctcggcagcgatGATCTTGGTGGACATGCCTCCAGTGCCGAGCGACGTGCCGAACGTCGCTGTCGACACCTGCTTGCGCACCTCGGCAATGTCGCGCACGACCCGCACGGCCTTTGCGTCGGGATTTGACCGCGGGTTGTCCGTGTACAGCGCGTCAACGTCGGTGAGGAGGAACAGGTAGTCGGCGTGCACGACGTTTCCTGCGATGGCAGAGAGCGTGTCGTTGTCACCAAACTTGATTTCCGAGACGGAAACTGTGTCGTTCTCGTTGACGATGGGCACGACGCCCATCTCCAGCAGCTCCTTGAACGTGTTCTGCGCGTTGATGTACCTTGTTCGCTGGTGGGTCAGCCAGCCCTCAAGAGTCCTACACCCACGTCACCAATGTCCATGCGCGTAAGAAGGATCTGGGCAATGGGCTGGTCGAGATGCGCGAACAGGTTGTCCCACAGTGCGATGAGCCGGCCCTGTCCGATGGCAGCGAGTGCTTGCTTCTGGCTGAGGCCCTTGCCTCTCTCCTTCAAACGCATGGTGCGGAGGCCGACGCCAATGGCGCCCGAGGACACGAGTACGACGCGGTGGCCCTGCTTCTTGAGGGTGACGACGGTTTCGACGATGGAcgagaggagggggaggcgggggaggaatGGCGGTGAGGGCTCAACAATAGACGAGGTACCTGCGGCATGTCAGAGAGCTTCTTGTCTGTCAGTGTCCTAGCTGATCCGTACCCAGCTTGATGACGATGGTCatgggcggcgtgcgcggggtgGAGGGGCCAGTGCCCCCTGCCGACTTTGACCGCGACTGGCATGAGCTACTGCTAGTGTTTGTGCGGACAGGCTTTTGTCTCACTGTCATGGTGTGTGTCTAGA
This window encodes:
- the PRO1 gene encoding Glutamate 5-kinase, which gives rise to MTSRSKSAGGTGPSTPRTPPMTIVIKLGTSSIVEPSPPFLPRLPLLSSIVETVVTLKKQGHRVVLVSSGAIGVGLRTMRLKERGKGLSQKQALAAIGQGRLIALWDNLFAHLDQPIAQILLTRMDIGDRTRYINAQNTFKELLEMGVVPIVNENDTVSVSEIKFGDNDTLSAIAGNVVHADYLFLLTDVDALYTDNPRSNPDAKAVRVVRDIAEVRKQVSTATFGTSLGTGGMSTKIIAAELATAAGVTTVVMNATKVSDIFGIIEGGPGPSREAGDVAHLEKGPLCTRFLRHQTALKDRKWWIAHGLHAAGTVVIDEGAYRAIGRRESGGRLLPAGVVRVEGPFASHQAVRIVVRRRKRFPPAPLLTNPISESPTPARLEDSAPNSADPDLLSPVPSGLRKTHPLAASTSAVDRSPESAASQPDTPSIQPALSLSSSVASLDPLSRTGPSSPAMKAISERLAHVSFGTIGAAAADETAQAPAPVDEWEEIEVGKGLAQYNSVEIDRIKGMKSSHIEQVLGYSESEHAVDSIALL
- the cnp3 gene encoding Inner kinetochore subunit cnp3, with the translated sequence MAKERGPSSSQQAGSSRAAAAPGTPGRRRRGDEYVPFNARPQAVGSRTGKVMPTNVPRNEDGFEDMDAFFKSPGDGPSRPTTRTPKNRRNGGGPSSSPNDRPAPRRRGRLSDLHNDDEADSLVADDLLVDEDDIGNTTPPAPFFQSSPNPPPSVPLPKRSNLPLPSPSVGYDSIPSPLARASSRRSTIGVNYNPDSRTPNARSAKNAASGSASRPNLLSPADIDEMGDVSLRSSASPQPRKGRPSRAAVEDVEEEEGEEELFDDPGDGEEPEEEEPEEEEPEEDEPPATNSQPVRTKRTSLARRYVPDDEDDEHEDGVPDSFQEAQGNGDHEPAYLDGGDDYDGDDVGLEQAAMDEEDEEGEEGEEGEEGEDGEEQDGQPPPPVKRGRGRPPKNPDAPRAPRTPREPQEPEVVAKRKRVSQFGLERETDYQGDFEMRRSGRKHFKPLKWWAGEHFEYARGQHQPEIKEVVRKPQEIHPKPSNRGRRRGRPRSGRSESVAARSDRRGRSESVVEDEDEEIGLDDDSIPVGQVNQFASDVDVKRRVMWTKKMLEPKAVRDANFLYQKVFGEDKFLASGVVILPLDGSKPAKQSKDNAYVFYVMQGVVRVTVHKTTFVAATGAQFLIPRGNMYEIHNISKNKQAELFFAQARKIMATDEEEEALENIEAAEDASLLPVVAEEEE